In a single window of the Candidatus Eisenbacteria bacterium genome:
- the thiL gene encoding thiamine-phosphate kinase produces MSLDEIGERAIIRRIREIVGEPSERTLLGIGDDAAVIDAGGRLLVLTTDAFTEWVHFRFDLISPDQVGEKALAATVSDCAAMGCAPRWVTVALSAPSELSIERVEEIYHGLARGARKYGCDLVGGDTVSSMSDVTLALSAVGEPFGGRILARSGAEVGDDVFVTGALGGPMAGLYLLQNAPELTLREEFHESVRRYLAPQARVVAARILATRFPVTSLIDVSDGLSVDIHHLARASGVGFVLERALIPAEPSALRIAEAFDESSDLLVLHGGEEFELLFTASPGEEDLVETVRAEAGLMVTRIGTVVDREEGIVLLDESGEAEPFEEIGYEHFGKRAGGAGKKDRSPEDEETGTKH; encoded by the coding sequence ATGAGCCTGGACGAGATCGGCGAGCGCGCGATCATCCGGCGCATCCGCGAGATCGTCGGGGAACCGAGCGAGCGGACGCTTCTGGGCATCGGCGACGACGCGGCGGTGATCGACGCGGGGGGGCGGCTCCTCGTCCTCACGACCGACGCGTTCACCGAGTGGGTCCACTTCCGCTTCGATCTCATCTCCCCCGACCAGGTGGGGGAGAAGGCGCTCGCCGCCACCGTGAGCGACTGCGCCGCGATGGGGTGCGCGCCCCGGTGGGTGACGGTCGCGCTCTCGGCCCCTTCGGAGCTCTCGATCGAACGGGTGGAGGAGATCTACCACGGGCTCGCGCGCGGCGCGAGGAAGTACGGCTGCGATCTCGTCGGCGGGGACACGGTGTCGTCGATGAGCGACGTGACGCTCGCCCTCTCCGCGGTCGGCGAGCCGTTCGGAGGGAGGATCCTCGCCCGCTCCGGCGCCGAGGTCGGGGACGATGTCTTCGTCACCGGAGCGCTTGGCGGGCCGATGGCCGGTCTCTATCTTCTCCAGAACGCGCCGGAGCTCACCCTCCGCGAGGAGTTCCACGAGTCGGTCCGCCGCTACCTCGCACCCCAGGCGCGCGTCGTGGCGGCGCGCATCCTCGCGACCCGCTTCCCGGTCACGTCCCTCATCGACGTGAGCGACGGTCTCTCGGTCGACATCCATCACCTCGCGCGCGCGAGCGGGGTCGGGTTCGTTCTCGAGCGCGCGCTCATTCCGGCGGAACCCTCCGCCCTCCGCATCGCGGAAGCATTTGATGAGTCAAGCGATCTTCTCGTGCTCCACGGCGGCGAGGAGTTCGAGCTTCTCTTCACGGCCTCGCCGGGGGAGGAGGATCTCGTCGAGACGGTGCGCGCCGAAGCCGGGCTCATGGTCACCCGCATCGGAACGGTCGTCGATCGGGAGGAGGGGATCGTCCTCCTCGACGAGAGTGGAGAGGCGGAACCGTTCGAGGAGATCGGGTACGAGCACTTCGGAA